The proteins below are encoded in one region of Anoplopoma fimbria isolate UVic2021 breed Golden Eagle Sablefish chromosome 19, Afim_UVic_2022, whole genome shotgun sequence:
- the ldha gene encoding L-lactate dehydrogenase A chain — MSTKDKLISHVMKEEPVGSRNKVTVVGVGMVGMASAMSILLKDLCDELALVDVMEEKLKGEVMDLQHGSLFLKAHKIVADKDYSVTANSKVVVVTAGARQQEGESRLNLVQRNVNIFKFIIPNIVKYSPNCIIMVVSNPVDILTYVAWKLSGFPRHRIIGSGTNLDSARFRHLMGEKLNIHPSSCHGWIIGEHGDSSVPVWSGVNVAGVSLQGLNPKMGAEGDSENWKAVHKMVVDGAYEVIKLKGYTSWAIGMSVADLVESIIKNLHKVHPVSTLVQGMHGVKDEVFLSIPCVLSNSGLTDVIHMTLKPEEEKQLVTSAETLWGVQKELTL, encoded by the exons ATGTCTACCAAGGACAAGCTGATCAGCCATGTGATGAAGGAGGAGCCTGTTGGCAGCAGGAACAAGGTGACGGTGGTGGGTGTCGGCATGGTGGGCATGGCCTCTGCCATGAGTATCCTGCTCAAG GACTTGTGTGATGAGCTGGCCCTTGTTGATGTGATGGAGGAAAAGTTGAAGGGTGAGGTCATGGACCTGCAGCACGGATCCCTCTTCCTCAAGGCACACAAGATTGTAGCAGACAAAG ACTACAGTGTGACAGCCAACTccaaggtggtggtggtgacggCCGGTGCCCGCCAGCAGGAGGGCGAGAGCCGTCTCAACCTGGTGCAGCGCAACGTCAACATCTTCAAGTTCATCATCCCAAACATCGTCAAGTACAGCCCCAACTGCATCATCATGGTGGTTTCTAACCCAG TGGACATCCTGACCTACGTGGCCTGGAAGCTGAGTGGTTTCCCCCGTCACCGCATCATCGGCTCTGGCACCAACCTGGACTCTGCCCGTTTCCGTCACCTCATGGGAGAGAAGCTCAACATCCACCCTTCCAGCTGCCACGGCTGGATCATCGGAGAGCACGGAGACTCCAGTG TGCCTGTGTGGAGCGGCGTGAATGTTGCTGGAGTTTCTCTGCAGGGCCTCAACCCAAAGATGGGGGCCGAGGGTGACAGTGAGAACTGGAAGGCTGTACATAAGATGGTGGTTGATGG GGCCTACGAGGTCATCAAGCTGAAGGGCTACACTTCCTGGGCCATTGGCATGTCTGTGGCTGACCTGGTGGAGAGCATCATTAAGAACCTGCACAAAGTGCACCCTGTGTCCACACTGGTCCAG GGCATGCATGGAGTGAAGGATGAGGTCTTCCTGAGCATCCCTTGTGTCCTGAGCAACAGCGGCCTGACCGATGTGATTCACATGACACTGAAGCCCGAAGAAGAGAAGCAGCTGGTGACCAGCGCTGAGACCCTGTGGGGCGTGCAGAAGGAGCTCACCCTGTGA